The following is a genomic window from Lepisosteus oculatus isolate fLepOcu1 chromosome 24, fLepOcu1.hap2, whole genome shotgun sequence.
GTAGCAACTCGGTAGCACGTGTTCTGCTCCAGCCCAGTTACTGTGTTATTAGCACTTCATACACAACCCTTAACAAGACTGGAAACTCAACTATACCTTTGAAATTCTCAGTGCTTGGGaacctgttttctttttgatcACATTGAACCTACAGACATACATCTACCTGTTACAAGGTAGTAAAAGAAAGCAAATCACAAGAAAAGGGCTTATTGAAGAACCTGCGATGTCTGAACAATGGATTGGTATTGTGAACGACATTCATATAATGGAAAGGATAACATTTTTTCTCAGTTTACAGTAAGAAAACTTTACTAAATACTCATTAACTCGAAAAAAGTCCCCCCTCAAGATCTGATTTCGGTTGCTGAAGCAAAACGAAATACTGCATTTCTGTATAACCCCCATCTTGGCAGGCACAATGTAAATAGTTCTAAAAAAGTGCAATTAGAAACTAGGagatgggggggaaaaaaggctAAACAGCCCAGGTCTTTTTACGTGTAAACCGTCTGATCGATAAACCATTTTCTGTGAATTAATTCTGTCTCCAAATATAGTACTACCTCATGTGTTTCCACGGCAGGACTTTAATACAACTAGCACAGGAATTCTTCCTCATCCTGCTGACCGGCAATTGCCGAATCGGTCTGGGAATGGCGCAGTGGGGTGGCGGAGCGTGTTTTTGTGAACCGTAGTAAATCCTACAGCGTGTGTGGACCGCAGGCGCCGCGCCAGAGTCCTGAAGGGACACGCGCGAAACAAGAGCCTCGGCGGCCTCGTGGAAAATGCTGAGTCTCGCACACGTGCCGTGACAGTATATCAGCCCTGCGCGCTCCAACGGAGACGCTGTGATTTTTGACCCGTATCCTCTTTCTGGTCCCCAGAGATACTACGGCAAATCGCTTCCGTTCGGCGAGCAGTCGTTCACGACCCCCAGGGTCGGGCTGCTGACCGCGGAGCAGGCCCTGGCGGACTACGCGCTGCTGATCGCGGAGCTGCGGGGGCAGCTGGGCGCCACGGCCTGCCCCGTCATCGCCTTCGGGGGGAGGTCAGTGCCAGTCGGCCAGCGCCCCCTCCTGGATACGGCCGACGGACTCGGACGGCTGCGATTCAAAGAATAAACGCAGGGCCGCGTCTTCATTGGCCCAGACTGAATACTTAAACGCTTCAAATGTGCCTAGAGTTAATTATTCCAGTTACGCCATGAGAAATTCTAGCCATTTAAATGATGGGACAGTAACGTCTCAATCCGTTGAATATTTATTGTTGCTTTCGTGTCTTATTATTATATATGAATTTTATGGCTGTTCACACCGCGCCTGTTTAAAAGTGGCTTTATAGCGGCAGGTTAGTGGTACTGAGGTTAACTGGTTTTGTAGCTggttttaactttgtctttCAGCTACGGAGGGATGCTGAGTGCCTACATGAGGCTCAGGTACCCCAACATAGTGGCAGGTGCTCTGGCTGCCAGCGCCCCAGTTCTTTCTACAGCTGGCCTGGGAGACCCAAAGCAGTTTTTCCGCGACGTGACCTCGGCAAGTCTTACTGCGGACTCGCAGACCCGTGTACCGCCTTGCGCTCGGACgctgccggggggggggggggggaactggCTTCGAAACTCCTCGCAGTACCGGCATCGACTGTGCTGATAGTCACCGAGCTCAGGCGGAGATCGCCAGGGCCGAGCCTCATCCTGCTGGGTCCTCCTCCTGGAGGGCCTGCCTGCGGGCTTCCTAGGTGCTGTTTAAAGTACCACCACCTGAAGAATTGGAGGAAACTGTTAATTGGGTCTCATTAAGCCAATAACGAGCTGACTGAGCCTGTTAAGTGCTGAAGTGGACTGAAAAGCTGCAGGCAAGCCCTCCAGGACCCAGGACTGCCCACCTTAAGTCTACTAACTACCCATCtatgcatccattttctaaccacttcatccagtacagggctgtgggggagccagcgcctatcccagcaagcaacaggcacaaggcggcATCActaggcacacacagacacacgtgctcacagcagggccaagtCAGATAACCTGCCAGcttatttttggactgtgggaggaaactggagcgccTGGAGGTGTATCAGACTCACTTAAGTCTTACAGGAGAGAAGGGTCCGAGAAACCACAGAACTTGTGGAGATCAGAAGCTATCCTTCACGCCGATAACCACAGGTACTGTCTCTAGCACCTGTGACAGTGGAGcacacctcccactgcactCCCTAATCGATAGCTACAGCACCTGAGGCTCATCAGGCCTGCTTCTGAAGATCCCCACGAGATTGCGAATGGGGTTCAAGCTCTGAACCAGCGTTCTGGCGAAACGGCTCCTAAATTATTTTCCCTTTAGTGGAAAGACTCTTCTTTGTATATAGCGAAGAAGTCTTGCCTTACGCTACGACGACGCACTGTAGTTGTTAGTATCGAAGGTATGAAAAAAGACTCAACTGATTATATACATCTATGTAAATGAAATGGAGGAAAAGCAAACCAGATATCTTTGATATCTAGAACATGATATCTGTCAATCGGTGAATGAATGTACAAATTAAAACAGGGCTCCACAtggaaaaactgctgctgggGAAGCTTGATTCTTTTCTTCGTCAGCCTCCAAAATACACATTAGAACAAAAGGAAGCCAGTTCATGGTGGTGGAGGCTACAGGTGCTACAGTCTTGCCTTACGATATGACTACACACCGGCAcaccgctcgctcgctcgctcgctcccTGGCTGTAAGGCACTCTGCAGGTGCTCAGGGCGTCCACGCAGGCCCACACTATTGCATACCTTTCATCTGGAATGAGTCCCTCCCAATCACAAGTACAATATTTAACTGGAAATCACACTGCTCTGAGATCTGACTCTGGGAGCTAACAAAGACAACACAGCGAGCGAAACATCGACGCACCTTGGCTCGATCTCTTTCCCCCCATAAATCAACTTTCTAAAAGACTAAAATGTTCTCTTTTCTTCTGCCCAGGATTTTGAGCGATACCGTCCCGCCTGTAAAGACACCGTGAGAAAAGCTTTCCGGAGCCTTATCGATCTGTCTCGGGCCCAAGGTGTGATCCGATTGTAGcagattatttaatttttagcaCGTTCAttacatatattattttttttaacaattctaACGTGACAATATCCACGACGCCGTGAAGTAAGCAACTTGGTCGGTTTGTCCTCGCAAGAGGGAGTTTGTGCCCAGTGGTCTCCGGTCTGGTCAAACGGCAGAAAAGTAAACTTTGTGAGGCGTTGCGTTACAAAGGCTTGTGATTTTGACTGCAGATTACTGGAGGATCAAGGAAGAGTTCTCTCTCTGCAAGACCCCTTCCTCCGAGAAGGATATGCGCCAGATGTTTGGGTTCCTGAGGAACGCCTTCACTTTAATGGCCATGCTGGACTACCCCTACAGTACCCACTTCATCGGCAACCTCCCTGCGAACCCGGTGAAGGTACGGCTCCGCTTTGCCTCAGGAAGCGCATCCGACCCAGCTGAGACGCTCAGTGTGATAGAACAGGGCAGACCCTGCTACGGGCAGGTCAGGTGAAACTAGTTATTCCTCATCTGGACTGTCTGGGGATGAACGCCCCCACCGACGCGTCGCGCAGAAGCAGGGCTCGCACGCCGAAACGGGAATAACCGCGTGCGTTCCTCCTCCGCCCCCAGGTCGCCTGCGACACCATGCTCAACGGGACCGACCCGCTGAGGGCGCTCCGAGACACGGTGGGTAAGTTGGCCGGCGTGCCGCCGAGGCCGGAAAACGCGGCCTGCCGTCTCGAGCCGCGCGTGAAGCGTCGGGGGGGAAAGAGAAACACAAGCCTGGCCAGGAGCTAGGGGGCTCGGTACCTGGGGAACGACCATCGGCGGCGTTGTGCCTTCGGCCGCCGTAAAGGCCGAGCGCTGCCGCCGGACGCGCTCCCTGCCGGGAGACGAGGGCGCCGTGGCAAACGCTTCCCGACAGCGGAGGGGGGGGGAACGGCTGCCAACAGCTGGGCTCTCCCTAGTCCGGCCCCGGTCCACCCGGCCTTCACTCCATCACGAAGAGGCGGGGAGTGGACTTCTGGGCCTCTCCTCCGGCGCCAGGCCCGCCAGGACCTCCCCGGGGAGCGTGAGCAGGCTGGCCGTGTGGTCCACCAGCGGCAGGGGCAGCGCCCCGGCCCTCTCCCACCTCCCGGCCTCGCAGTCGTAGAGGGAGACGTCCCCCGTCTTGCTCAGGCTGCGCAGCGACCCCCCGCCCGCCACGCAGAGCCGCGAGCCGCGGGCGCTCAGGCTGAACTGGCAGCGCTCCGGCGCGGACACCTTCACCGCCGTCCACTGGTCCGCCGCCGGGCTGTAGCACTCCATCTCGTTCACGTGCACCCACTCCTGCGCCTGGGGGTCCAAACAGCACAGGGGAGACAGGGCGGCGAGGTTACTGCGGCACGGGCGTTCGCCGTGTTCAGCTGCAGGATTCCACACCTTCACGACCTCGATACACTGGCATGGAAAAGGGATTCTTCTTTACCCTCGTTTAGCCAGGAGCTCTGGTGGTTGATGTGACCTCCTGCTTCAGCTGCTGCAGTTTCCCTGACAGTCGATCGTGTGGGGTGGGGACTGaaccagttattttttttattatttacgtTTATTGTCACGCGCACCCcgagtgcaatgaaatgcttacttgCGTGTTTTCGTCACATGCCAGATGCCATAAGCAGCGACACAGCACATGGTGTCACAACACCTGGACACAGGAACAGGGTAGCAGCAATAATGTTAACCGGGCCGGCAGAATTCAAGCCAGGGCAGGACTTTAGGTCCAGgtcaaagaggggtgtcagtgGGGGGAGTCTTATAGCTGTGAGGCAGAAGCGTTCTTTGAGAAGCTAAAGGGAGCCCTGGAGCCCGGAGGCTTTTTACAGCGGGCGCGGAACATGGCACCCGCGAGCTCAGCAGCGCCGCGCTGCAAGCAGGAGACGGGCACGTACCGGGTTTAAGGCCCGGCCCCCGACGCAGAATATCCTGTCGCCGGCCGGCGCCATGGCGTGGTCGCAGCGGGGGAAGGCCATGGGCCGGTTGGGGACCCAGTGCTGGAGGCGGGGGAGGTAGCTGTAGAGGTCGCGGAGCGTCTTCCCGGCGGAGAACCCGCCTGCGGAGGAGCAGAGCGGAGCAGCTGTCAGGATTCGCCCCCCCCCCTCGCGCTGGACCGCAGTCCCGTCCTCCTttcacgcccccccccccgtgctgggttatttttaaaaaatcgcACCACTCGTGCACCACTCGTGCACCACTCGTGCACCACTCGTGCGAATGGTGCAACGGTCACTAGTACCTCGCgagcgcccccccccccagctccgGCTTAGCCGCCGCGTGCCGACGGCGAGGCCTTGATCTGGAGCCGGGTCGGCGCCGGGCCCAGCCTGCACTCGGCGGGGGGGGGCAGCGTGTGCGCGGGGGGGCGGGGGCTTGCCTGCGATGTAGAGGATCCCCTGGAGCGTGGCCCCGGCGTGGTCGGCCACGGCGACGGGCAGCGGCGCGGCCGGCTCCCACCTGTTCTCCGCCGGCCGGTACTGCTCCGCGCCGGCCGTCAGCCGCCCCCGCAGGGTGCCGCCCGCCACGGCCATCAGCTGACCCGCCAGCGCGGCGGCGTGGAAGCGGGTCCTCTTCTCCAGCATTCCGGCCACCTGCAGCCAGGTGCCGTCGCGAGGGTCATACCTGAACACCTACCCCcacccagagagagggagaagggtCACGGGGGAGAACTGTCCTACGGCGAGTGGGCAGCCCAGTTCGTCCTCTAAGGACAGAGAGGGAAGCTTGTGATCTGAAAGCGATCTCGCAGCAGGAGTGAACAGAGCTCTGTGAGCAATCTGCTCTTCCTAAACGTTGCTCCGTTGAGAAATTAAGAGCCATATCTCAACTCGTTTCATACCTTCTGAATGGCCTCATAATACTTCAGGAAGCAATTACAAATAACTGGAGAAAGTTGATTGCATGCTGCATGTATGAGGAACATTAATTCATAGTATTTAGTGCTTTCAATCTATGCGTTTCTATTGCTCTATTACTTTCACTGCCCTTTGATGGCTTTATGTTGCCCAGAGTTCACTGTGGTAttttccatacagtatattccaaacATGCCCCCTCCTTGTGGTTGTGTTAGTAAATGAACTTGCAAAAAGCCAATCTTAACACAACAGTCATTCACATCCCATAatttcaaatttcttgttgaTATTATTCACAACCCCTTACCCTCCCTGAGCTGGAATAATGCTGAAACAAGCAATCCTTCATTGTCTTACTCTTTTCTTTAGTTACTTGAGAGCAGACCTCCCCTGAGCAGGAATGTGTTACAAGCAGCAGGGCTAGACAAAAGGAGGGTGGATGGAGCGTTGTGCAATGTACTGCATACATGGGTATTAGCTTCACCATCGGTTCTCAGCCTTTTGGCCCAGACGAGGTCAGAATCATTGCTTCAAAGAGTGCTGGACTGTGGACTGCACGCTAACGCCCTGATACAAGCATAGAGGAGGGCTGTAGAGGATCCTGTGAACCTACCTCGTTCGTTGGCTGATTCCCTGCCGGATCGAACTTGTGCTGGCCTCCGAGGACAAAGAGGAAGCCGCCCAGCACCGCAGCACAGTGGTTGTAGAGGGGGCTGCACAGCTCACCCAGTCTCCTCCAGGTGGCGCACCTCTCGTCCGACACCCAGACCTCCTTGCACACCTTGTTGTCGGCGGTCctgccccccaccaccaccaggcCGTCCGAGCCGCAGCGGACCTGCGTGCTGGGGCCCTGCAGGGCGGGCTGGGCGTAGGGCTGGGCGTGATACGCCAGCGCCTCCTGCAGGAGACCGAAGCAGTGCGAGTCCGTCTTCAGCAGGGGGCTCTCCCGCAGGAGCTCCTGCAGGTGTCCGGCGGGAACGAGGGGGAAGCGGATCCTCCGCAGCAGGTCCCGGGAGTGCCGCGCCCTGGCGGGGCTGTGCTGCAGCCACTGCAGCACGCACCGGAGCAGCTCCGCTTCGCTGTACCGGCCCAGGTCGCTGCGCTCCAGGATCCCCCTCAGGACCTCCTCGTCGAGCGCCACCAGCTCCTCGCGGTCGCGCAGCAGGGCCCGGTGCCGGGCCCCCACGTACCGCGCCGCCTTCCGCCGGAGCTCCTCGGGCCCGCACCTGCGGGTGATGCCGAGGATCTCCGCGCAGTTGTCCGGGCCCAGCGCCTCATCCAGGAACCCGAAGCAGAGCTTGACGGCGTCGCGGACCAGCAGGGCCTCGGCGGCCTTCAGCGTCTCCTCCAGGGTCGCCAGGACGAGCTCCAGCCGGCCGGCGTAGACGAAGTCCAGCACCCGCCCCAGCCCCCGGGCGCTCACGTCCCCCAGCGGCACCACGCTCGGCCCGTCGGCCGCGGCCGCGAAGAGGACCCGGCAGTAGCTGCTCGCCGACGCC
Proteins encoded in this region:
- the LOC138225009 gene encoding kelch-like protein 9, whose product is MAFPRCDHAMAPAGDRIFCVGGRALNPAQEWVHVNEMECYSPAADQWTAVKVSAPERCQFSLSARGSRLCVAGGGSLRSLSKTGDVSLYDCEAGRWERAGALPLPLVDHTASLLTLPGEVLAGLAPEERPRSPLPASS
- the LOC102685565 gene encoding kelch-like protein 9, with translation MVSRELKGAEGKLLTSDAHSLRILEGARSLRDQGALCDVTLEAEGVRFPVHRVILASASSYCRVLFAAAADGPSVVPLGDVSARGLGRVLDFVYAGRLELVLATLEETLKAAEALLVRDAVKLCFGFLDEALGPDNCAEILGITRRCGPEELRRKAARYVGARHRALLRDREELVALDEEVLRGILERSDLGRYSEAELLRCVLQWLQHSPARARHSRDLLRRIRFPLVPAGHLQELLRESPLLKTDSHCFGLLQEALAYHAQPYAQPALQGPSTQVRCGSDGLVVVGGRTADNKVCKEVWVSDERCATWRRLGELCSPLYNHCAAVLGGFLFVLGGQHKFDPAGNQPTNEVFRYDPRDGTWLQVAGMLEKRTRFHAAALAGQLMAVAGGTLRGRLTAGAEQYRPAENRWEPAAPLPVAVADHAGATLQGILYIAGKPPPPRAHAAPPRRVQAGPGADPAPDQGLAVGTRRLSRSWGGGRSRGTSDRCTIRTSGARVVHEWCTSGAIF